A single window of Lutzomyia longipalpis isolate SR_M1_2022 chromosome 1, ASM2433408v1 DNA harbors:
- the LOC129786695 gene encoding juvenile hormone esterase-like — MLKLIVFCAIVTTVLSGNYDHHHHHHHDDHHHAAEHPGHKRGHEHSSSYQSFNIKDDHFHSSPVHSSEEQKHHKHSIIISGEDDSRESDHSKPKVCAKVGCIRGKVEPGRKNPYDAFYGIPYAEPPVGKLRLENPLPHKGWKGYWDATFQRSDCTQRNIYIHTQPIVGSEDCLYLNVYRPHKRPHKHLPVMVFIHGGSFLSSSSSSRVYGPEYLMDNGEVILVTINYRLGMFGFLCSGDGAVKGNFGLKDQQLALKWIAANIEAFGGDPHSVTLVGIGAGAISSHLHMMNPVSSELFHRIVLMSGTAISHWAFSYDWAHKYRLSAKYTGEDHWDSASTYQLAQHFKKLDPLSLVLGVDRLFAFTLTPLAPLRPCIEDDWEGAFLKADPRKLWAEGKYSQKPILIGTTSEDGTLAAPITTNHTRLHIYNEYIEKLLPIQFDFDPKYVGDVIKSYLGKDYIDEKNVGSYYQLMEDRTFVHPVITVVNQHVKNANIHKSPIFIYEMGFKGPHTFVEVSTGLDINLGVSHFDQLLYLFNMPEHFPTFDPHSPEGLMAEAFVKTFVHFATHGEVKEWAPFEPCNIHTNKPFCDRQIFKRLDKHGPDTYLLESGCPQVWGWLV; from the exons ATGTTGAAGTTAATTGTGTTCTGTGCTATTGTGACAACTGTCCTGTCTGGGAATTATgatcaccaccaccaccatcatCATGATGATCATCATCATGCTGCCGAACATCCTGGTCATAAAAGAGGACATGAGCATTCTTCGTCCTATCAAAGCTTCAATATAAAGGATGATCATTTCCATTCAAGTCCTGTGCACTCATCAGAAGAACAAAAACATCACAAGCACTCTATCATCATATCTGGAGAAGATGATTCAAGAGAG TCAGATCACTCTAAACCAAAGGTTTGTGCGAAAGTCGGGTGCATCCGTGGAAAAGTTGAGCCAGGAAGGAAAAATCCGTACGACGCCTTCTACGGAATCCCTTATGCTGAGCCACCAGTTGGAAAGCTTAGATTAGAAAATCCACTTCCACATAAAGGATGGAAGGGATATTGGGATGCCACCTTCCAAAGGAGTGACTGCACACAGAGAAACATTTACATCCATACGCAACCAATTGTAGGCTCCGAAGATTGTCTCTACCTCAATGTCTATCGTCCACATAAACGTCCCCATAAGCATCTACCAGTTATGGTCTTTATTCACGGTGGATCCTTCCTATCCTCATCATCTAGTTCTCGTGTATATGGTCCTGAGTATTTAATGGACAACGGGGAAGTAATTCTGGTGACGATCAACTATCGATTGGGTATGTTTGGCTTCCTATGCTCAGGCGATGGGGCTGTGAAAGGAAACTTCGGATTGAAAGATCAGCAGCTTGCTCTCAAATGGATAGCAGCCAACATTGAAGCTTTCGGTGGTGATCCACATTCTGTTACATTGGTGGGAATTGGAGCTGGTGCTATTTCATCGCATTTGCATATGATGAATCCAGTCTCTTCAg AACTTTTCCATCGCATTGTTTTAATGAGTGGAACGGCTATATCACATTGGGCATTTTCATACGATTGGGCCCATAAATACCGCTTAAGTGCAAAATATACTGGAGAAGATCATTGGGATTCTGCATCAACTTATCAACTTGCGcagcattttaaaaaattggatCCTCTAAGTCTCGTCTTGGGTGTTGATAGactttttgcatttacattaACACCTCTTGCGCCACTGCGTCCATGCATAGAAGATGACTGGGAAGGTGCTTTCCTCAAAGCAGATCCGCGAAAATTGTGGGCAGAAGGGAAATATTCGCAGAAACCTATTTTAATTGGAACCACATCTGAAGATGGAACCTTAGCAGCCCCAATAACAACCAATCACACACGGTTGCACATATACAATGAATATATTGAGAAACTACttccaattcaatttgatttcgATCCCAAATATGTTGGTGATGTTATCAAATCCTACCTTGGAAAAGATTACattgatgagaaaaatgttGGGTCGTATTATCAG ctCATGGAAGATAGGACCTTCGTTCACCCAGTGATTACAGTCGTTAATCAACAcgttaaaaatgcaaacataCACAAGAGTCCAATTTTCATCTACGAAATGGGATTCAAG GGCCCACATACCTTTGTAGAAGTCTCTACGGGTTTGGATATTAATTTAGGAGTTAGTCATTTCGATCAACTACTCTACCTCTTCAATATGCCTGAGCATTTCCCAACATTCGATCCACATTCACCGGAGGGTTTAATGGCCGAAGCTTTTGTTAAAACTTTCGTACACTTTGCAACTCATGGAGAAGTGAAGGAATGGGCACCATTTGAACCGTGTAACATTCACACCAATAAACCCTTCTGTGATCGTCAAATATTTAAGAGATTAGATAAGCATGGACCGGATACG TATTTGCTGGAGTCAGGATGTCCTCAAGTGTGGGGATGGTTGGTATAA
- the LOC129786624 gene encoding juvenile hormone esterase-like gives MPYEAFYGIPYAEPPVGKLRFENPVPYRGWKGYWDATYPRSACIQRNILIHTKPILGSEDCLYLNVYRPSQLKHVKNLPVMVWLHGGSLVSSSSSPDEVGPEYFMDNGEVILVTLNYRLGMFGFLCSGDGAVKGNFGLKDQQLALKWIAANIHDFGGDPHSVTLFGKGAGALSTHLHMMNPVSSSLFHRVILMSGSALSHWGFSYDSALRFRLSAKYTGLEGWDTAPSYQLKHKLKMLDPISLVKALDLHFTLPLTPPIPLRPCIEGDWDGAFLKDDPRKIWAEGRYTPKPILIGTTVDEGTIVAPLTTNQTRLDLFNDNIYSFLPIQLDLDPKNSPYTFVPITTGVDINLGVSHHDDLLYLFTTSAFFPIFNANTPEGLMADTYVKTFTHFAARGEVKTYLKD, from the exons ATGCCTTATGAAGCTTTCTACGGGATTCCGTATGCAGAACCCCCTGTTGGGAAGTTGAGATTTGAGAATCCCGTTCCATACAGAGGATGGAAGGGATACTGGGATGCTACTTATCCGAGAAGTGCCTGCAtccagagaaatattttaatccaTACAAAACCCATTTTGGGATCTGAGGACTGCCTCTATCTCAATGTATACCGTCCTAGCCAACTGAAGCATGTAAAAAATCTTCCAGTTATGGTATGGTTACATGGTGGATCCTtagtttcttcttcatctaGTCCTGATGAAGTTGGTcctgaatattttatggatAACGGAGAAGTAATCCTAGTAACGCTCAACTATCGACTGGGAATGTTTGGTTTTCTTTGCTCAGGAGATGGAGCTGTAAAGGGAAATTTTGGATTAAAGGATCAACAACTTGCTCTCAAGTGGATAGCGGCAAATATACATGACTTCGGTGGTGATCCACATTCGGTAACATTATTTGGAAAAGGAGCAGGAGCTTTATCGACTCATTTGCATATGATGAATCCCGTTTCGTCTa GTCTATTTCATCGTGTTATTTTAATGAGTGGATCTGCTCTATCCCACTGGGGATTCTCATATGACTCGGCATTGAGATTTCGTTTAAGTGCTAAATATACGGGCTTAGAAGGGTGGGATACTGCACCGTCGTATCAATtgaaacataaattaaaaatgttagaCCCCATTAGTCTCGTCAAAGCTCTTGATCTGCATTTTACTCTTCCACTAACACCCCCAATACCACTGCGTCCTTGCATAGAAGGGGACTGGGATGGGGCTTTTCTCAAAGATGATCCACGAAAAATTTGGGCAGAAGGGAGATATACACCGAAACCCATTTTAATTGGAACAACAGTAGATGAAGGAACTATTGTTGCACCATTAACAACCAACCAAACACGACTGGATTTATTTAATGACAATATCTACAGCTTCCTTCCAATTCAATTGGATTTAGATCCAAAAAAC AGCCCATACACATTCGTGCCAATAACAACTGGAGTCGATATAAATCTAGGTGTAAGTCATCATGATGATTTACTTTATCTTTTTACTACGAGCGCGTTCTTTCCTATATTCAATGCCAACACCCCTGAAGGATTAATGGCTGATACTTATGTTAAAACTTTCACACATTTTGCTGCTCGAGGAGAAGTCAAAAC GTATTTGAAAGATTAA